A part of Cyanobacteria bacterium FACHB-DQ100 genomic DNA contains:
- a CDS encoding IS1 family transposase has translation MQCPECQSTHIRKNGKRKGKQNHI, from the coding sequence ATGCAGTGCCCTGAATGCCAATCCACTCATATTCGCAAGAATGGAAAACGCAAAGGCAAGCAAAATCATATTTG